The segment GGACCCTTGTCGATGGAGGAGGATACGGTCATGATCTTGAGTTCGTTCCCTCAACCAAGTTCACCGTGTTCGGATAGAATCACGGGTTGGAGGTTTCCTGTGGTGGACAGGAACAGGGACTGGTGATGGTCACGGATGGCCGCAAGAAGGCAAGCCCTGCGGTCCAATCGAAGGTAATGACCACGCGATCGGACGGTTCGATGCCGACACAGCGCCTTTCGGGTCGATCCGCCTTGATCGTCGCCGTCTTCGGCCTGTCGATCCTGCTGGTCAACCTGGGTCGACCCTGGACCCTGACCTTTCATGAAGTGAACTTTGCCGGCCCCGCTCGGGAGTTCCTGCACTCGGGCGATTGGCTGGTGCCTCGGATCATGGGAATGCCCCTCTGGGACAAGCCCCCGTTAATGCACTGGTCGATTGCCGCCTCGCTCCTTGTCTTCGACACCGAGGCCGAATGGGCCGCCCGGCTGCCGGCGATCCTCTCCGCCGTCCTGACCAGCCTGGCCATTGCCTGGCTCGCGGCGCGTTGGTACGGCGATCGCGTGGGCCTGGTGGCCGGTCTGATCCAGTCCAGTTCGGTCTATGCGTTTATGCAAGGGCGCCTGGCCGAAGCCGACATGCTGCTCTGCGCGCTTGTGACGATGGCGATGGCCAGCTTCGCCGCGGGGGTGATTCATCGTCCGGACGCTCGACCGCCGATCGGCTGGCGGCTGGCCTATTTCGGAGCGGCGGGGCTGGCGTTTTTGGTCAAGGGGCCGATTGGCCTGGTGCTGATTGCCGTCGGCAGCGGCCTGTTTGCAATCGTTGAGCGCAAGTGGGTCGCCTGGCGATTGCTGCTTGACCCGATCGGCTGGATGCTGATGGTCGCTCTGGTGGTCGCGTGGCCTGCGGCGGCCATGCTCCGCGAGCCGGGCCTGCTCGACGTCTGGTGGCGACACAACGTCGAGCGTTTCAGCGGCGATCTGAGCGGTGGCGGCAAGGACCCCGTTTTCTACCTCTACACTGCCGCCTGGCTCGCCTTGCCCTGGACTCCCCTGGCCGTCTTCGGCGCCCTTACGAACGCGAAGACCGCACGCGAGCAGAACCAGGACAACGCGCAAGGGCGGTTCCTCCGCTGCTGGATCTTCGGCATGATGCTCGTGCTCTCCCTTTCGGCCTGGAAGCACAAGCACTACATCATTCCGGCCTTGCCTCCGCTGTCGATCTGGGCCGCGCTCGGCCTGGTTCGTCTCATGACCGGAGAGGTTGCCGACCGGCTCCAAGGCTGGCCGCTTCTGCGAACGACCCGCGTCACCATGCCGCTGCTGGCCCTGGTCGGCATCGTGGGCGGGATCATCCTCGCCTGGACGAACGCATCAGGATTGGCCCTGGCAGCTGCGGCGATCGCCTCGCTGATCGGACTCGGCCTGACGATGGCTGAGCGGTTCTGGCGAGCCGGTCGGCCCCGAGCAACCCTTGCCGCCCTGTTTGCGATGGTCTGGGGGGCGTTCGTCCTGGTCCAGTCGCTCGCAATGCCCGAGGTGGACGATTACCGAGGGCAGTCCGAGATGGCCAAGCGGTTCGCTGCCAAGGTGCCGCCCGGCGCGGATCTGTCCGTCGTCGGAATTCCCGATCCCCAGATCACCTACTACCTGCCGATTCCGGTTCGTCGGCACGATGAGGTCGCCTCCCTCGCCGATCGGCTCGACCCCGACGCCCTCGAAAACCGGGTCTACGTCGTGGGGCCGCAATGGATTCTCAACGATCTGGAGCGTCTGGGCCGGGTCCGCCTCCTCGATCGCGCCGCAACGGTTCATCCACGAAAAGGCGAGGCCGATCGGATGCTTGCCCTCGAACTCCAGCCAGACCGCACCCGGCTTGCCTCGAAGACCCGTCCCAAGTCATCCGCCGGCCAGACCCCGTAACCCCTCCCCATCACCCGGTCGCGGCTTCGGGGTTCGGGATTCGCGGAACTTGCGAACGATCCCAAGATGGCCGAGGGGCGACCCGGTCGAGGCGATCGGTGGGCCAGAGAAGATGCGAGATCGCCTCGGCCGGTGCGGCGGCGATGGCGGCGTCGAGGCGGGCCAGGTAGCGATCCACCGCGTCCTGCTGACCGCCCGGAGCAAGGAACCGGGGGGGATCGATCGTCAGCCCGAATCGACCCCCGCGCCGGTGTTCGCAGAAGATCGGCAGAACGGGCGATCCGGTCACGACCGCCAGATCGGCCCAGGCCGACTCCACCCGAACCGGTCGCCCAAGCAATCGTCCCGGACGAGCACAGCGGGAGTCCCAGGCCACATCGCCGTGAATCAAGACCGCCAGCCCTTCGAGCAGGGCCGATCGCGCCCGAAGCACCCGCAAGACCCCTTCCCCCGCCGGCATCGACCGTCGCAGGAAAAACGCCGATTGCGGGTGACGGGCCTCTCCGTCGGGGTCGTCGGGTGTGCCGGCGCGGTTGAACCAGCGTGTCAGCTCCTCCGAGACATGCCGAGGCCGTTGCAGCATCATCCGCAAGGGCACTCGACGTCGGATGAGCCAGTGCATGGCGGCCAGGTAGCCGCCGAAGTGCGCTCCGAGCAGGATCAGACCCTTGCCGCGACCGATCGCCGCGTCGAGATGCTCGGCGCCGGTCACGTCGAACCGGCTCAGGGCGGCCTCGTCCGACAGCCCCGAAAGGAGGCAATCCCGCGCCGAGAACCGCGCGAGATTGCCCGCCAGGGCGTTTCGAGCCGTGTCGAGATCCCAGTCCGCTTCAAGCCCCTCGCGGGCGTCGGCCAGTCGAGCGGTGATCTTCCTGGCCCGCCTTGGCGAGAGGGCAACGAGACGGCCAAGGGCTTCCAGCACGGAATCCGACCGCTCGGGACCAAGCCGTTGCAGCGCCGGGATCAAGGCCCGGTAATACCAGGGCTTCCAGCTCGTCAGATGACCGGGGATCAGCCGCACGGACACCTCGGGACGTTCCGGAATCCAATGGGTGATGCACGCCTTCCGTCTTCCTTGCCGTGGTCAGGCCGCCTCGGAGGAAACCTCGCCGGACACGAGCGTGATCAGCCGAGGGTAATCAATCTTGTCGGTCGAGGTGGATGGCAGCACGGGCAGAAACCGAATGGCGTCGGGAATCATATAAGTTGGCAAGTGTGCAGTACAATGACGCTTCACGGCGATGATCGAGGCTTTTTGGCCGGGTTTCATGGCCACGAAGGCCGTGATCGTCAGGCCGGCGTCGCCCGGCACGGCCACCACCGCGGCTCGGGAGATGCCGTCGAGCCGATCGAGCGCGGCCTCGATCTCTCCCAACTCGATCCGGTAGCCTCGCTTCTTCACCATCCGGTCTCGACGCCCATGATAGGCGAAGCAACCCCCGCCGATGTCGGCGACCAGATCCCCGGTCCGATACCAGAGTGTGCCGTCGGGAGCTTCGATGAAGGCCGATTCCGTCAGGTCGTCTCGCCCGAAGTATCCGCGCATCACGCCCGGCCCGGCAATGAGCAGTTCTCCTTCGTCCCCCTCGGGCACGTCGTCCCCTTGCTCATCGACCACTCGGGCCTGAAGCGGCGGGCAGACCGGGCCGATCGGGAAGGCTTCAGTCCGGTCGTCGGCGATCGAGGCCGGAATTCGGTACGCCGTGCAGACGTTCGTCTCCGTCGGCCCGTACAGGTTCCAGAGCGTTGCCGACGGCCAGAGCTTGCGCAGCCGCTTCAACTGAGTGATCGGGAACACCTCTCCCGCAAAAAGCACGAGCGAGGGAACAGGGAACCCCGGCCGATCGAGGCGGCCGAACTCGGCCATCAGACCGAGAATCGACGGCGCAGAGTACCAGACGTCAATCTGCCGCTCGGCCAGGAAATCACCGAGCCGAACCGGATCTTTCCCCAGCCCTTCGCTCACGAGAACGAGCGTCCCGCCCGCCCGGCACGAGGCATAAAGGTCAAAGACCGACAGATCAAAATGAAACGGAGCATGCGAGGCAAACCGTCGCCCCGGCTCCTGGCCGAACTCCGATACGCACCAGTCGAGGAAACTCAAGGCATTCTGATGCGTTAGGGTCACTCCCTTGGGCGTTCCGGTCGATCCCGAGGTGTACAGGATGTACGCCACATCGCCATCGAACCGGGGGGAGGGATCGGGCGTCGGGGCCTCGTCAGCCATCACCTCGTCCCAGGTCGCGCAATCGTCGTCGGTCGTTTCTCCCACGACGATCAACTTGGGCAGGGGACCGGGGCCAGCCCAGGCGCTGCGGAGCGACTCGACCAGTGAAGCATGAATCACAATCGTCTTGACGAAGGCGTCGGCCAGAATCCCCGCTCCTCGGGCGACCGGAGCGGTGGCATCGACCGGCACATAGGCGGCACCGGCGCGAAGGATGCCGTGAATGGCCGCGACCGCCTCCAGCGATTTCGGCAGCATCAGCCCGACACGGTCCCCTCGGCCTACGCCATAGCGCGCCAGTCGGGCGTCGAGCCGATCGGCCGCGTGGTCAAGCTGGGCATAGGTCAGCGTCTGACCCGCTTCGGTTTCGACCGCGACCCGGTCGGGCCATCGGTTCGCGGCGCGATCGAGCAACTGGGCCAGGTGGATCGTCTCCCGAGGAGCCAGGACCGGCCGGTGCGCCGGATGCCCGGCATCGACCCGGCGATCGGGGTGGAAGCGAATCGACGATCCGGCCGGCGCGGAGGTCGAGCGATCGCTGGAAGTCCACGGTTGAGCGATACGGTGAGGTTGCATGGTCGTCAGTCCCTTGACGGTCATCGCAGGAAGGGTCACGAGTGGGAGATGTGAGCGAGTGGCGGTCAAGCCGATCGTTGCATGCCGATCATCCCGATCGGCAAGGGCCCAGGCACCGCGATTTCGGTCAGTTCTCGTCGAGATTGGCGAGCGGAGGCTCTGAGAGCAAACGTCCCCCGCCTTCGGCCTCGAGCAAGAGCTTCGAAAGCTCGCGATCCGCCACGAGGGCGCGGGCCAGTTCGAGGAAGATCAAGCGATGGCCTTCGGCGTTCGGGTGGTCGTCCCACGGAGCAAGCGCGAGCGAGGACGGGTCCTCGTCGTCAAACGCTCCGGTCAGGTCGAGCTGCCGAATGCCATGACGGCGGGCCATTTCGTGGTGCCGGTTCACCCCTTCGTCCCGGTCGCCGGGAAGGTCCGACAGACCGGCCCGAGGAATGATGAGGTAGACCAGGGGCACCCGCCGAGCACGACACTCGGAGGCAAGGGTGCCGACCGCGCCGTCACAGAGGGTCCAGAGGTGCGGCGCCAGTTTCGCCTTCAAGCGGCTGCGCCGCCTGAGCCGGCCCTCGGGGTCGAGGGCCAAATCGTCCTCGGTCAGGGCGGCCACGTCAAGAATCGCCCTGACGAAATC is part of the Tautonia marina genome and harbors:
- a CDS encoding ArnT family glycosyltransferase, which produces MPTQRLSGRSALIVAVFGLSILLVNLGRPWTLTFHEVNFAGPAREFLHSGDWLVPRIMGMPLWDKPPLMHWSIAASLLVFDTEAEWAARLPAILSAVLTSLAIAWLAARWYGDRVGLVAGLIQSSSVYAFMQGRLAEADMLLCALVTMAMASFAAGVIHRPDARPPIGWRLAYFGAAGLAFLVKGPIGLVLIAVGSGLFAIVERKWVAWRLLLDPIGWMLMVALVVAWPAAAMLREPGLLDVWWRHNVERFSGDLSGGGKDPVFYLYTAAWLALPWTPLAVFGALTNAKTAREQNQDNAQGRFLRCWIFGMMLVLSLSAWKHKHYIIPALPPLSIWAALGLVRLMTGEVADRLQGWPLLRTTRVTMPLLALVGIVGGIILAWTNASGLALAAAAIASLIGLGLTMAERFWRAGRPRATLAALFAMVWGAFVLVQSLAMPEVDDYRGQSEMAKRFAAKVPPGADLSVVGIPDPQITYYLPIPVRRHDEVASLADRLDPDALENRVYVVGPQWILNDLERLGRVRLLDRAATVHPRKGEADRMLALELQPDRTRLASKTRPKSSAGQTP
- a CDS encoding amino acid adenylation domain-containing protein, which translates into the protein MQPHRIAQPWTSSDRSTSAPAGSSIRFHPDRRVDAGHPAHRPVLAPRETIHLAQLLDRAANRWPDRVAVETEAGQTLTYAQLDHAADRLDARLARYGVGRGDRVGLMLPKSLEAVAAIHGILRAGAAYVPVDATAPVARGAGILADAFVKTIVIHASLVESLRSAWAGPGPLPKLIVVGETTDDDCATWDEVMADEAPTPDPSPRFDGDVAYILYTSGSTGTPKGVTLTHQNALSFLDWCVSEFGQEPGRRFASHAPFHFDLSVFDLYASCRAGGTLVLVSEGLGKDPVRLGDFLAERQIDVWYSAPSILGLMAEFGRLDRPGFPVPSLVLFAGEVFPITQLKRLRKLWPSATLWNLYGPTETNVCTAYRIPASIADDRTEAFPIGPVCPPLQARVVDEQGDDVPEGDEGELLIAGPGVMRGYFGRDDLTESAFIEAPDGTLWYRTGDLVADIGGGCFAYHGRRDRMVKKRGYRIELGEIEAALDRLDGISRAAVVAVPGDAGLTITAFVAMKPGQKASIIAVKRHCTAHLPTYMIPDAIRFLPVLPSTSTDKIDYPRLITLVSGEVSSEAA